The proteins below are encoded in one region of Parvicella tangerina:
- the bamA gene encoding outer membrane protein assembly factor BamA, producing the protein MKQFTTIKSEKEGLEKPAHNYYQMTKFLIIIFAFMLSTIGMAQNFGDFSYMSPKKYKIHDIKVESSHNIDHNVVIAVSGLKVGQEITVPGQQIASAINKLWEQDRFSDVQILSETIKGTSIVLIIKVEELERWSGKFKFKPNVSKNELDDIQEALGFYDNQRITQDNLKQVNKVVRGYFIEKGYFKAKAHSWLKADTLVGGYDIMVKLDKGERYKINAINIEGNEALSDGQIKRQMKDTKEKHWWKLFWRSKFITSNYEKDKKKIIAKYVDMSYRDAEIVSDTVYDFDEKTINIDIKINEGNKYYIRSINWVGNTKYRDGQLDTVLGIKPGDEYNQSVLDTRLYMNPSGSDVSSLYMDNGYLFFQINPVEKQVSNDSVDLEFQIYEGKQARIRTISVSGNTKTSDHVIIRDLYTQPGDLFSRDAVIRSQRELSQKGYFNPETLGVNPIPNPEDGTVDIEYVVEESPSDQIELSGGFGAGRIVGTLGVSFNNFALRRLFKGPWNPLPAGDGQKLSIRAQSNGYWFQSYNLSFTEPWLGGKKPQAFSFTAFHSVQSSQPIFQRDGNGNILRDADGKAIRTEDRQYLKISGVSVGLGKRLKWPDDYFQVYHQLSFEKYNVNNYGSVLSFSDGVANNLSYYFNISRNSIDQPLYPRTGAKVSFSFKTSAPYSWFDGVDNYDGLSDEKRFKWLEYNKIKFTTSWFAPLTKDKKLVANARFGVGLLNPWNKSKGVIPFERFYMGGSGLTGYNIGGREIIALRGYDDQIISDQNGDPLIAKYTLEMRYPLSLNPSATIYVLGFAEAGNSWQNYKDFNPLKVKRSAGLGVRIYLPMFGLMGLDYGFGFDPVDSNHGAAPGHNYDILNKGYHGQFHFTIGMNLGEL; encoded by the coding sequence TTGAAGCAATTTACAACTATCAAAAGCGAGAAAGAAGGTTTGGAAAAACCAGCGCACAATTACTATCAGATGACTAAATTCCTAATAATCATATTTGCTTTTATGCTCTCAACTATTGGCATGGCTCAAAACTTTGGCGACTTTAGTTACATGTCCCCCAAAAAGTATAAGATTCATGACATTAAGGTAGAAAGTAGTCATAACATTGATCACAATGTGGTGATCGCAGTTTCGGGGTTAAAAGTAGGTCAGGAGATTACAGTTCCTGGCCAACAGATCGCTTCAGCAATTAACAAACTCTGGGAACAAGATCGCTTTTCTGATGTGCAGATTCTTTCAGAAACGATAAAGGGGACGAGTATTGTACTTATCATCAAAGTTGAAGAGCTTGAACGATGGTCAGGAAAATTCAAGTTCAAACCGAACGTTTCTAAGAATGAGCTAGATGACATTCAAGAGGCTCTAGGTTTTTATGACAATCAAAGAATTACTCAAGACAACTTGAAACAAGTGAATAAAGTGGTTCGAGGTTATTTTATTGAAAAAGGATACTTCAAAGCAAAAGCACATAGCTGGTTAAAAGCAGACACATTAGTTGGCGGTTATGACATCATGGTCAAACTTGATAAAGGTGAACGCTACAAGATCAATGCGATTAACATTGAAGGAAACGAGGCTTTAAGTGACGGACAGATCAAACGCCAGATGAAAGACACGAAAGAAAAGCATTGGTGGAAGTTGTTCTGGCGATCTAAATTCATCACGTCAAACTATGAAAAAGACAAGAAAAAGATCATAGCCAAATACGTAGACATGTCCTATCGGGATGCGGAGATCGTTTCGGATACCGTTTATGACTTTGACGAGAAAACCATCAATATTGACATCAAGATCAACGAAGGAAATAAGTATTACATCCGAAGCATCAACTGGGTGGGTAACACTAAATATAGAGACGGTCAGTTAGATACGGTATTAGGGATTAAACCAGGAGATGAGTACAATCAATCTGTGCTTGATACCAGACTTTACATGAATCCAAGCGGAAGTGATGTGAGTTCACTATACATGGATAATGGTTATTTATTCTTTCAAATAAACCCAGTCGAAAAACAAGTGTCGAATGATTCGGTTGATCTGGAATTTCAGATCTATGAGGGAAAACAAGCTCGTATTAGAACGATAAGCGTATCCGGTAACACAAAAACATCTGATCACGTAATAATCCGAGACCTTTACACGCAACCAGGAGACCTTTTCTCCAGAGATGCTGTTATAAGAAGTCAGCGAGAATTATCCCAGAAAGGATATTTTAACCCAGAAACGCTTGGTGTTAATCCAATTCCTAATCCTGAGGATGGAACCGTTGATATTGAATATGTAGTAGAGGAAAGTCCTAGCGACCAAATTGAGCTATCGGGTGGTTTTGGAGCTGGAAGAATTGTAGGAACGCTTGGCGTATCATTTAACAACTTTGCACTGCGCAGGTTATTTAAAGGCCCCTGGAATCCGCTTCCTGCTGGTGATGGACAAAAACTGAGTATCAGAGCGCAATCTAACGGTTATTGGTTCCAGTCATATAATTTATCATTTACAGAACCTTGGTTGGGAGGTAAGAAACCACAAGCCTTTAGCTTCACCGCTTTCCACTCTGTTCAGTCCTCGCAGCCGATCTTTCAAAGAGATGGAAATGGTAACATATTAAGAGATGCTGATGGAAAAGCGATCAGAACCGAAGATCGTCAATACCTTAAAATATCAGGTGTATCCGTAGGTTTAGGTAAACGACTCAAGTGGCCTGATGATTATTTTCAGGTTTATCATCAACTTTCGTTTGAGAAGTATAATGTGAACAACTATGGCTCTGTACTATCTTTTTCTGATGGTGTTGCCAATAACCTGAGTTACTATTTCAATATCTCAAGAAACTCAATTGACCAACCGCTTTATCCAAGAACAGGTGCTAAAGTGTCATTCTCCTTCAAAACCTCAGCTCCCTATAGCTGGTTTGATGGCGTTGATAATTATGATGGCTTAAGTGACGAAAAACGTTTCAAATGGCTTGAATACAACAAGATAAAATTTACAACATCATGGTTTGCACCGCTGACCAAAGACAAAAAATTAGTAGCGAATGCGCGCTTTGGTGTTGGATTGCTCAATCCATGGAACAAATCAAAAGGCGTTATTCCATTCGAAAGGTTTTATATGGGAGGAAGCGGTCTAACTGGTTACAACATTGGCGGTAGAGAAATCATTGCCTTAAGAGGATATGATGACCAGATTATTTCAGATCAAAACGGAGACCCTTTAATTGCTAAGTATACTTTAGAAATGAGGTACCCGCTTTCTTTAAATCCTTCAGCTACTATTTATGTCCTTGGTTTTGCAGAGGCCGGAAATTCATGGCAGAACTACAAAGACTTTAATCCTTTAAAAGTGAAACGATCCGCTGGACTTGGTGTTAGAATCTACCTACCTATGTTTGGTTTGATGGGACTCGACTATGGATTTGGTTTCGACCCTGTAGATTCCAATCACGGGGCAGCCCCAGGACACAACTATGACATCCTCAACAAAGGCTATCATGGTCAGTTCCATTTCACAATTGGTATGAATCTTGGAGAACTCTAA
- a CDS encoding isoprenyl transferase: protein MSFKDQLNTNKIPEHVAIIMDGNGRWAEKKGEHRVFGHTKGVESVREALTAAGEIGVKYLTLYAFSTENWNRPKEEVDALMDLLVKTITMEVDSLNENDVRLHVIGDLDSLPPGCKEALEESIEETKNNTRVNLILALSYSSRWEITRAIKNIVEDVQNGDLNSDDIDTETIDNYLNTVNFPEPELLIRTSGERRISNFLLWQLAYSELYFTETLWPDFKKENFFEAIYNYQKRERRFGKTSAQLLSDD, encoded by the coding sequence ATGTCATTTAAAGACCAGCTAAATACCAACAAAATACCAGAGCATGTTGCCATCATAATGGATGGAAACGGAAGATGGGCAGAGAAGAAAGGAGAACATCGTGTATTCGGTCATACCAAAGGAGTAGAATCAGTTAGAGAAGCACTTACTGCCGCTGGAGAAATTGGAGTAAAATACCTTACACTATATGCTTTCAGCACAGAAAACTGGAATCGACCAAAAGAAGAAGTGGATGCACTTATGGATCTACTCGTTAAAACCATCACAATGGAAGTTGATTCCCTCAATGAAAATGACGTAAGGCTGCATGTTATTGGTGACTTAGATAGCTTGCCTCCAGGTTGTAAAGAAGCTCTCGAAGAGAGCATTGAAGAAACCAAGAACAATACACGTGTCAACCTCATTTTGGCGCTGAGCTATAGTTCTCGATGGGAAATAACCAGAGCGATCAAAAACATTGTTGAGGATGTCCAAAATGGAGACCTGAATAGCGATGACATTGATACTGAGACCATAGACAACTATTTAAATACGGTTAATTTTCCAGAACCGGAATTATTGATCAGGACGAGTGGAGAAAGGAGAATCAGCAACTTCCTGCTTTGGCAACTTGCCTATTCTGAGTTATATTTTACAGAAACACTTTGGCCCGATTTTAAAAAAGAAAATTTTTTTGAAGCAATTTACAACTATCAAAAGCGAGAAAGAAGGTTTGGAAAAACCAGCGCACAATTACTATCAGATGACTAA
- the porG gene encoding type IX secretion system protein PorG yields MRWFVLFIISFLLVNSRAQAVPEVGVLGGGSYYIGDLNPYKHFNNTKFAGAFYYRDQIGRSDRLSYRLQIGFGTVEAFDAESSDPARLNRNLSFRSRILEIGPMLEIHFLPYEIGSDRRPFTPYLFLGATYFKMNPMTQYNDSWIELQSLSTEGQGTEFSDRKAYKLNQISIPVGLGMKFNMTERWAIGFEYGIRKTFTDFLDDVSGNYVNPAILAETNGALSAQLSDQSLNGEGSFANVNGQSVSRGNPNTKDWYVFAGLTLSFRVIEYSTCPRRK; encoded by the coding sequence ATGCGCTGGTTTGTTCTATTTATCATATCTTTTCTGTTGGTTAATTCACGGGCTCAGGCTGTTCCTGAAGTGGGAGTGCTTGGTGGTGGAAGCTATTATATTGGTGATCTCAATCCTTACAAACACTTCAATAACACCAAATTTGCTGGAGCATTTTACTATCGAGACCAAATCGGCAGAAGCGATCGCCTGAGTTATCGTTTACAGATCGGTTTCGGAACGGTTGAAGCTTTTGACGCTGAAAGCTCTGACCCGGCACGTCTGAATAGAAACCTTAGTTTTAGATCTCGGATCCTTGAGATTGGTCCGATGTTAGAGATTCATTTTCTCCCCTATGAAATTGGTAGTGACAGAAGACCGTTCACTCCGTACCTATTTCTTGGGGCAACCTATTTCAAAATGAACCCCATGACGCAGTATAACGATTCTTGGATTGAATTGCAGTCGTTGAGCACAGAAGGTCAAGGCACTGAATTCTCAGATCGAAAGGCGTATAAGCTTAATCAGATCTCAATTCCAGTTGGTTTGGGAATGAAGTTCAACATGACAGAACGGTGGGCAATTGGTTTTGAATATGGCATTCGAAAGACGTTTACAGATTTTTTGGATGACGTAAGCGGCAACTATGTAAACCCTGCTATACTCGCAGAAACAAATGGCGCTTTATCCGCACAGCTTTCTGACCAGAGCCTAAACGGTGAAGGTAGTTTTGCTAACGTCAATGGACAAAGTGTCTCCAGAGGTAATCCAAACACGAAAGATTGGTATGTTTTTGCTGGCTTAACACTAAGTTTTAGAGTAATAGAATACTCTACTTGTCCGAGAAGAAAGTAG
- a CDS encoding DUF6089 family protein, which produces MKKLLLLPVLFLAFSSFSQSWKYLRHEVTFGLGTSHFLGELGGANDIGSSGIKGFKDLEFKLTRPTVAIGYRFYLSPMFALKADISYGRLNGDDALTTEQFRQNRNLHFRSPVIELAGRLEFYPLKEYFGHLYRTNGVVGKRVNHWSPYLFAGVGGAWFNPKAEYNGDWVALQPLKTEGVDYKRIMAVFPMGAGVKYAITKQFSIGLEIGLRYTTSDYVDDVSDVYVDQSGSDATTQYLADPSLDLVPSYTDGTYTYDPTAPGMQRGDPSNKDAYVFTLLTANYKFLRGKLNLPKF; this is translated from the coding sequence ATGAAGAAACTGCTACTATTACCAGTCTTATTCCTAGCCTTTTCAAGCTTTTCTCAAAGTTGGAAGTATTTACGTCATGAAGTAACTTTTGGTTTGGGGACTAGCCATTTCCTCGGAGAATTAGGGGGAGCTAACGATATTGGATCTAGTGGGATCAAAGGTTTTAAAGACCTTGAATTTAAGCTAACCAGACCAACAGTTGCTATCGGGTATCGTTTTTATCTCAGCCCGATGTTCGCTTTAAAAGCAGACATTTCTTACGGAAGATTAAATGGCGATGATGCCTTAACAACTGAACAATTCCGTCAGAACAGAAATTTACATTTTAGATCGCCTGTCATTGAACTTGCTGGTAGGTTGGAATTCTATCCTTTGAAAGAATATTTCGGACACCTCTACCGTACGAATGGTGTTGTTGGGAAACGTGTTAATCATTGGAGTCCATATCTGTTTGCTGGTGTGGGAGGTGCTTGGTTCAACCCTAAAGCTGAATACAACGGTGACTGGGTAGCTTTACAACCTTTGAAAACAGAAGGTGTGGATTATAAAAGAATTATGGCTGTATTTCCAATGGGTGCAGGAGTTAAATATGCAATTACTAAGCAATTTAGCATTGGTTTGGAAATCGGATTACGATATACCACATCTGATTATGTGGACGATGTGAGTGATGTTTATGTAGATCAATCTGGTAGTGATGCTACCACTCAATACCTTGCTGACCCTAGTTTAGACCTTGTTCCTTCTTATACTGATGGAACTTACACTTATGACCCTACCGCTCCAGGAATGCAAAGAGGAGATCCTTCCAATAAAGATGCTTATGTATTTACTCTACTTACTGCAAACTATAAGTTCTTAAGAGGGAAACTCAATCTTCCTAAGTTCTAA
- a CDS encoding NAD kinase, whose product MKVVVYGKKFGEEADEHIRTLYRKLDQMGVESITYDRFASFLSTRAIPDFNRPTYEKPKDIDLPIDFLISIGGDGTILDTISSIGDSEVPIVGINTGRLGFLANNSKEDVEKVLELLAAGEYNLQHRSLLSLDTEDNLFGNYNFALNEITIHKKDSSSMITLHTYVDGEFLNSYWADGLIISTPTGSTAYSLSCGGPILHPSSNSFIVNPIAPHNLTARPIIIPDEAVITVEVEGRDEEFLVTMDSRSKSIASKYRLKMYKSDFHINLVQFDDQNFFKTIRNKLLWGQDKRN is encoded by the coding sequence ATGAAAGTTGTCGTTTACGGAAAAAAGTTCGGAGAAGAAGCGGATGAACACATTCGCACACTCTACAGAAAACTAGATCAAATGGGGGTTGAGTCAATCACCTATGATCGATTTGCTAGTTTTTTAAGCACCCGAGCTATTCCAGATTTTAATCGACCTACCTATGAAAAGCCTAAGGACATTGATCTTCCCATTGACTTTTTGATCTCTATTGGAGGAGACGGAACGATTCTCGACACCATTTCATCCATTGGAGATAGCGAAGTTCCCATTGTTGGTATTAATACGGGCAGACTGGGGTTTCTTGCCAATAATTCCAAAGAGGATGTGGAGAAAGTATTGGAATTACTTGCTGCTGGCGAGTATAATCTGCAACACCGTTCGCTGCTGTCTTTGGATACGGAAGATAATCTCTTTGGAAATTACAATTTTGCGCTCAACGAAATCACCATTCACAAGAAAGACTCCTCTTCGATGATCACCTTGCATACGTACGTTGATGGAGAGTTCCTAAATAGTTATTGGGCTGACGGATTAATCATTTCTACTCCAACGGGTTCAACGGCTTATTCGCTCAGTTGTGGAGGACCTATTCTCCACCCCTCCAGCAATAGCTTCATTGTCAACCCTATTGCACCACACAACCTGACTGCCCGTCCAATTATTATTCCGGATGAAGCTGTTATTACAGTAGAAGTTGAAGGGCGTGACGAAGAATTCCTGGTTACCATGGATAGTCGCTCAAAATCAATAGCAAGTAAATACCGCTTGAAAATGTACAAATCAGACTTTCACATTAACCTGGTTCAGTTTGATGATCAGAACTTTTTCAAAACAATTCGAAACAAATTACTCTGGGGACAAGACAAGCGTAATTAA
- a CDS encoding acyl-CoA carboxylase subunit beta — MAEDIKFNKNEDVNKLKAAELNQKLEKVYLGGGQKKIDKHHSKGKLTARERIDFLLDKNSESIEIGAFAGEGMYEEYGGCPSGGVVIKIGYVSGKQCIVVANDATVKAGAWFPITGKKNLRAQEIAIENKLPIIYLVDSAGVFLPMQDEIFPDKEHFGRIFRNNAVMSSMGITQIAAVMGSCVAGGAYLPIMSDESLIVDKTGSIFLAGSYLVKAAIGEVIDNETLGGATTHTEISGVCDYSSKDDKDCLTTIKAIMDKIGATENAGFDRKKSKAPKEDEKEIYGILPQDRVTPYKTIDIIKRLVDDSDFTEYKKGYGKTILTGYARIDGWSVGIVANNREIIKSKKGEMQFGGVIYSDSADKAARFIMNCNQKNIPLVFLQDVTGFMVGSRSEHGGIIKDGAKLVNAMSNSVVPKFTVILGNSYGAGNYAMCGKAYDPRLIVGWPSAQVAVMGGAQAAKVLLQIEVASMKARGEEITKEREEELFNKIKDRYDYQTTPYYAASRLWVDAIIDPLDTRKWISMGIEAANQAPAEKPYNVGVIQT; from the coding sequence ATGGCAGAGGATATCAAGTTTAATAAAAATGAAGATGTGAATAAGCTCAAAGCAGCTGAACTGAACCAAAAGTTAGAAAAAGTTTACCTGGGTGGAGGTCAAAAGAAGATAGACAAGCACCATTCCAAGGGAAAGCTAACAGCCAGAGAAAGAATTGATTTTTTATTAGACAAAAACTCCGAAAGCATTGAAATTGGAGCCTTTGCTGGTGAAGGCATGTACGAAGAGTACGGAGGATGTCCTTCTGGTGGTGTAGTCATCAAAATAGGTTATGTTTCAGGAAAACAATGTATTGTGGTAGCGAATGACGCTACGGTTAAAGCAGGCGCATGGTTCCCTATTACTGGAAAGAAGAACCTTCGCGCTCAAGAAATTGCTATAGAGAATAAGTTGCCTATCATTTATTTGGTTGACAGTGCTGGTGTGTTCTTACCCATGCAAGACGAAATCTTTCCTGACAAGGAGCACTTTGGAAGAATTTTTAGAAATAACGCAGTGATGAGTTCAATGGGAATTACCCAAATTGCGGCCGTGATGGGATCTTGTGTTGCAGGTGGAGCTTACCTTCCGATTATGAGTGATGAGAGTTTGATCGTTGATAAAACTGGAAGTATCTTTCTGGCAGGTTCTTACCTTGTGAAAGCCGCTATTGGTGAGGTGATCGACAATGAGACATTGGGAGGCGCAACAACCCACACCGAAATTAGTGGTGTTTGCGATTATAGCTCAAAAGATGACAAAGACTGCTTAACGACCATCAAAGCGATTATGGATAAGATCGGTGCAACTGAAAATGCAGGTTTCGACAGAAAGAAATCAAAAGCTCCGAAAGAAGACGAAAAAGAAATTTATGGGATCTTGCCACAAGATAGAGTGACTCCTTACAAGACAATCGATATAATTAAGCGTTTGGTGGATGACTCCGATTTTACGGAGTACAAAAAAGGATATGGTAAAACCATTTTAACTGGTTACGCAAGAATTGATGGATGGTCTGTTGGAATTGTTGCTAACAATCGTGAGATCATCAAAAGTAAGAAAGGTGAAATGCAGTTTGGAGGTGTAATCTACAGCGACAGTGCAGATAAAGCAGCTCGATTTATCATGAACTGTAATCAAAAAAATATTCCTCTTGTTTTCCTTCAGGATGTGACTGGTTTTATGGTAGGATCTCGATCAGAGCATGGAGGTATCATTAAAGACGGGGCTAAACTAGTGAATGCAATGTCTAACTCTGTTGTGCCCAAGTTCACCGTTATTTTAGGAAACTCTTACGGAGCTGGAAATTATGCGATGTGTGGAAAAGCCTACGACCCAAGACTGATCGTTGGATGGCCCTCTGCTCAGGTTGCCGTTATGGGGGGAGCTCAGGCTGCTAAAGTTTTACTTCAAATAGAGGTAGCCAGCATGAAAGCGAGAGGAGAAGAAATTACCAAAGAACGAGAAGAAGAACTTTTTAATAAGATCAAGGATAGGTACGATTATCAAACCACGCCATATTACGCAGCTTCAAGATTATGGGTAGATGCAATTATAGACCCCTTGGATACACGAAAATGGATTTCCATGGGAATTGAAGCAGCCAATCAAGCTCCTGCAGAAAAGCCTTACAATGTTGGCGTGATTCAAACCTGA
- the bshA gene encoding N-acetyl-alpha-D-glucosaminyl L-malate synthase BshA: protein MKIGIVLYPTFGGSGVVATELGKALAKKGHEIHFITYSLPVRLDRLRENIYFHEVSVSDYPLFEHTPYEQVLTSKLVDVVKYEKLDLLHCHYAIPHASVAYMAQQILQTQGIVIPFITTLHGTDITLVGKDPSFEPVITFSINRSTKVTAVSESLRRDTFRHFDITREIDVIPNFICSLDYQLDNDDKYKCRYAPNGELLITHVSNFRKVKRVADVLAVFKGLLDKGVKARLMLVGDGPERNKLERQCREWGVCSEVVFLGSLKSTTEVLTISDLFILPSETESFGLAALEALASGVPVIASNTGGIPEVVEHGVSGYLSNVGDVDDMIANASKILESKESLKKFKLAAKKQAMKFDKSVVLPLYERLYEEAVAEARVIG, encoded by the coding sequence ATGAAAATAGGAATTGTACTTTATCCTACTTTTGGGGGGAGTGGAGTAGTAGCAACTGAATTGGGCAAAGCACTGGCAAAGAAGGGACATGAGATTCATTTTATCACGTACAGCTTACCGGTAAGGTTAGATCGGTTGAGAGAGAATATCTACTTCCACGAAGTATCGGTTAGCGACTATCCGTTGTTTGAACACACGCCTTATGAGCAAGTGCTTACGAGTAAGTTGGTGGATGTGGTGAAGTATGAAAAACTCGATTTGTTACACTGTCATTATGCAATACCTCATGCATCTGTTGCCTACATGGCGCAGCAGATTCTTCAAACGCAGGGTATTGTCATTCCATTTATCACCACCCTCCATGGAACAGATATTACATTAGTGGGTAAAGACCCCTCTTTTGAACCAGTTATTACGTTTTCGATTAATCGATCCACAAAAGTGACTGCCGTTTCAGAAAGTTTGAGAAGAGATACGTTCAGGCATTTTGATATTACAAGAGAAATTGATGTGATTCCTAATTTTATTTGTTCTTTGGACTATCAGCTTGACAATGATGATAAATACAAGTGCAGGTATGCGCCCAACGGAGAACTATTGATTACGCATGTCTCCAACTTCCGTAAAGTGAAAAGGGTGGCTGATGTGCTTGCCGTTTTTAAAGGGTTGTTGGACAAAGGAGTAAAGGCAAGACTTATGTTGGTAGGAGATGGACCTGAGAGAAATAAACTTGAGCGCCAATGTAGAGAGTGGGGAGTATGTAGTGAGGTCGTTTTTCTCGGAAGTTTAAAATCTACTACGGAGGTGTTGACCATCTCAGATTTATTTATTTTGCCTTCAGAAACAGAGAGCTTTGGTCTGGCGGCTTTGGAGGCTTTGGCAAGCGGAGTCCCAGTAATAGCAAGTAATACTGGTGGAATTCCTGAAGTGGTAGAGCATGGGGTAAGTGGTTATTTATCGAATGTGGGAGATGTAGACGATATGATCGCCAACGCATCAAAAATTCTTGAATCTAAAGAGTCCTTGAAGAAGTTTAAATTGGCAGCGAAAAAGCAAGCCATGAAGTTCGATAAATCAGTAGTTCTTCCCTTATATGAGAGACTTTACGAGGAAGCTGTGGCAGAAGCTAGAGTGATTGGTTAA
- a CDS encoding RNA polymerase sigma factor: protein MYLEQVDEKILVKEYLNGNEAAFEKLLRKNQGKVFGYIMKMVRDEDLANDIFQDTFVKVIRTLKKGKYNEEGKFLPWVMRIAHNLIIDHFRKDKKMPIAGRGSGNDDDEFDIFSILKMEDDNVEDEMIYQQILEDVKGLIDFLPEDQQEIVKMRIFMGMSFKDIADRTDVSINTALGRMRYALINLRKMVKERNLNLTLV, encoded by the coding sequence ATGTATTTAGAACAAGTAGATGAAAAAATACTCGTTAAGGAGTATTTGAATGGAAATGAGGCTGCGTTTGAGAAACTCCTCCGAAAAAATCAAGGTAAAGTATTTGGTTACATCATGAAAATGGTTCGTGATGAAGATTTAGCTAACGATATCTTTCAGGATACCTTCGTAAAGGTGATACGCACCTTAAAGAAAGGAAAGTATAACGAAGAAGGTAAATTTTTGCCTTGGGTGATGCGAATAGCACACAACTTAATTATTGACCATTTCAGAAAGGATAAGAAAATGCCCATTGCAGGTCGTGGTAGTGGAAATGATGATGATGAGTTTGATATCTTCTCCATATTAAAAATGGAAGATGATAACGTGGAGGATGAAATGATCTATCAGCAAATTTTGGAGGATGTAAAAGGCTTAATCGATTTTTTGCCAGAAGATCAGCAAGAAATTGTTAAAATGAGAATCTTTATGGGGATGAGTTTTAAAGATATTGCAGATCGCACGGACGTTAGTATTAATACGGCCTTAGGAAGAATGCGATATGCCTTGATCAATCTGAGAAAAATGGTAAAAGAGAGAAATTTGAACCTCACGTTGGTTTAA